The following coding sequences lie in one Hypanus sabinus isolate sHypSab1 chromosome 20, sHypSab1.hap1, whole genome shotgun sequence genomic window:
- the acot13 gene encoding acyl-coenzyme A thioesterase 13 isoform X2, translating to MMAVVTTSPGKIVCEMKVEEEHVNRAGNLHGGVTATLVDVVSTTALLSTERALPGVSVDMNITYMNAAKLGEDIIITAEVLKEGKSLAFTTVDVTNKVTGKLLAQGRHTKYLHT from the exons ATG ATGGCTGTTGTTACAACTAGCCCTGGAAAAATTGTCTGCGAAATGAAAGTGGAGGAGGAACATGTGAATCGGGCGGGCAACCTACATGGTGGAGTGACAGCAACACTAGTGGATGTGGTATCAACTACAGCCTTGCTTAGCACTGAACGGGCGTTACCAGGAGTTAGTGTGGACATGAATATAAC GTATATGAATGCAGCAAAACTGGGAGAGGATATTATCATTACTGCTGAGGTGCTGAAGGAAGGCAAATCTCTTGCATTTACAACTGTGGACGTGACAAACAAAGTAACAGGGAAACTCTTGGCTCAGGGACGGCACACAAAGTATCTTCACACTTAA
- the acot13 gene encoding acyl-coenzyme A thioesterase 13 isoform X3 — protein sequence MAVVTTSPGKIVCEMKVEEEHVNRAGNLHGGVTATLVDVVSTTALLSTERALPGVSVDMNITYMNAAKLGEDIIITAEVLKEGKSLAFTTVDVTNKVTGKLLAQGRHTKYLHT from the exons ATGGCTGTTGTTACAACTAGCCCTGGAAAAATTGTCTGCGAAATGAAAGTGGAGGAGGAACATGTGAATCGGGCGGGCAACCTACATGGTGGAGTGACAGCAACACTAGTGGATGTGGTATCAACTACAGCCTTGCTTAGCACTGAACGGGCGTTACCAGGAGTTAGTGTGGACATGAATATAAC GTATATGAATGCAGCAAAACTGGGAGAGGATATTATCATTACTGCTGAGGTGCTGAAGGAAGGCAAATCTCTTGCATTTACAACTGTGGACGTGACAAACAAAGTAACAGGGAAACTCTTGGCTCAGGGACGGCACACAAAGTATCTTCACACTTAA